A section of the Chelmon rostratus isolate fCheRos1 chromosome 16, fCheRos1.pri, whole genome shotgun sequence genome encodes:
- the LOC121619549 gene encoding myocyte-specific enhancer factor 2D homolog isoform X1, whose protein sequence is MGRKKIQIQRITDERNKQVTFTKRKFGLMKKAYELSVLCDCEIALIIFNHANKLFQYASTDMDKVLLKYTEYNEPHESRTNADIIETLRKKGFNGCDSPEPDGEDSIDQSPLNDDKYRKTTEDLDVLFKRYGQSTAPPQTFSMPVTVQSSNQSALQFSNPGNALVTTSYVTSSSLTDTHLLSPQQPALQRNTVSPGLPQRPASAGALLGGDLNNSNGGCPSPVPNGYTSARASPGLLTVSNGNSLGKVVPAKSPPPPPSPQMVNSRKPDLRVITSQGGKSLMQMNAQRLAAGAQVAQTLTTPVVSVATPSLLAQGLPFSAMPTAYNTEYQLTSADITALHALASPGGLLPTSVSTWQQQAVSQQPQQQQQQQQQAQQQQQQQLNLASLSNLVMWGVDKQSSELSSQVSSLAANLSVGSPSNLLLGRDEWLGRPVTHIPQGAMLTVNTNSSVSIKSEPASPGRDRSTPCPPPSSTTPSSTSGGAILTAPPQYPGSLLCLEPPTGRSPADSVSSNASSFEGSDRDDTGTAGGGGAGGGTTGSVGPASRSVPPDFSPSAEVLRASNEPEQEGGNIKRMRLDAWVT, encoded by the exons ATGGGTAGGAAAAAGATTCAGATCCAACGGATCACCGACGAAAGGAACAAGCAG GTGACATTTACAAAGCGAAAGTTCGGCTTGATGAAGAAAGCCTACGAGCTCAGCGTGTTGTGTGACTGCGAGATCGCTCTGATCATATTCAACCACGCAAACAAGCTGTTCCAGTATGCCAGCACTGACATGGACAAGGTCTTGCTCAAATACACAGAGTACAATGAGCCTCACGAGAGCCGGACCAACGCTGACATTATTGAG ACTTTAAGAAAGAAAGGGTTTAACGGTTGTGACAGTCCAGAGCCGGATGGTGAAGACTCCATTGACCAAAGTCCCCTAAATGATGACAAATACCGTAAGACCACAGAGGACCTGGATGTTCTCTTCAAACGCTACGGA cagTCGACGGCTCCGCCCCAGACGTTCTCCATGCCAGTCACAGTCCAGTCGTCCAATCAGAGCGCACTGCAATTCAGCAACCCTGGCAATGCACTGGTAACTACCTCCTATGTAACATCATCGTCGCTCACGGATACCCATCTCCTGTCGCCACAGCAACCGGCTCTTCAGAGAAACACGGTATCTCCTGGGTTGCCACAGCGACCAGCCAGTGCAG GTGCACTTCTGGGAGGCGACCTGAATAATTCAAATGGAGGATGCCCAAGTCCAGTCC CGAATGGATACACCAGTGCCAGGGCCTCCCCAGGCCTCCTCACCGTTTCTAACGGCAACAGTCTGGGGAAAGTAGTTCCGGCCAAGtctccacccccacctcccagCCCCCAGATGGTCAACAGCCGCAAGCCAGACCTCCGAGTCATCACCTCACAGGGCGGAAAGAGCCTCATGCAGATG AACGCCCAGCGGCTGGCAGCTGGAGCTCAGGTGGCTCAAACCCTCACCACACCGGTGGTCTCTGTGGCCACACCGAGCCTCCTGGCACAGGGGCTGCCCTTCTCCGCCATGCCCACAGCCTACAACACAG AGTACCAGCTGACCAGTGCAGACATCACTGCTTTACACGCTCTGGCGTCGCCTGGCGGCTTGTTGCCAACCAGTGTGTCCAcatggcagcagcaggctgttTCCCAGCAAccgcaacagcagcagcagcaacaacagcaagcacagcaacagcagcaacaacaacttaATCTTGCATCGCTCAGCAACTTGGT CATGTGGGGCGTGGACAAACAGAGCAGCGAGCTGTCTAGCCAGGTGTCCAGCCTGGCTGCCAATCTGAG TGTTGGCTCTCCGTCCAACCTGCTCTTGGGTAGAGATGAGTGGTTGGGCCG GCCTGTGACCCATATACCTCAAGGCGCCATGCTGACAGTCAACACAAACTCCAGTGTGAGCATCAAGTCGGAGCCCGCCTCGCCCGGCCGGGATCGCAGCACCCCTTGCCCTCCTCCATCTTCAACCACGCCGTCCTCGACCTCAGGAGGAGCCATCCTGACAGCGCCGCCACAGTACCCCGGCTCCCTGCTGTGCCTGGAGCCCCCGACCGGCCGCTCGCCTGCGGACAGTGTAAGCAGCAACGCCAGCTCCTTTGAAGGCAGCGATCGTGATGACACTGGCACAGCCGGCGGTGGAGGTGCCGGCGGCGGCACTACGGGAAGCGTAGGTCCCGCCAGCCGGTCCGTGCCGCCCGACTTCAGCCCCTCGGCCGAGGTCCTCAGGGCATCGAACGAaccagagcaggagggaggaaacaTCAAGCGCATGAGATTGGACGCCTGGGTGACATAG
- the LOC121619549 gene encoding myocyte-specific enhancer factor 2D homolog isoform X2, whose product MGRKKIQIQRITDERNKQVTFTKRKFGLMKKAYELSVLCDCEIALIIFNHANKLFQYASTDMDKVLLKYTEYNEPHESRTNADIIETLRKKGFNGCDSPEPDGEDSIDQSPLNDDKYRKTTEDLDVLFKRYGQSTAPPQTFSMPVTVQSSNQSALQFSNPGNALVTTSYVTSSSLTDTHLLSPQQPALQRNTVSPGLPQRPASAGALLGGDLNNSNGGCPSPVPNGYTSARASPGLLTVSNGNSLGKVVPAKSPPPPPSPQMVNSRKPDLRVITSQGGKSLMQMNAQRLAAGAQVAQTLTTPVVSVATPSLLAQGLPFSAMPTAYNTEYQLTSADITALHALASPGGLLPTSVSTWQQQAVSQQPQQQQQQQQQAQQQQQQQLNLASLSNLVMWGVDKQSSELSSQVSSLAANLRPVTHIPQGAMLTVNTNSSVSIKSEPASPGRDRSTPCPPPSSTTPSSTSGGAILTAPPQYPGSLLCLEPPTGRSPADSVSSNASSFEGSDRDDTGTAGGGGAGGGTTGSVGPASRSVPPDFSPSAEVLRASNEPEQEGGNIKRMRLDAWVT is encoded by the exons ATGGGTAGGAAAAAGATTCAGATCCAACGGATCACCGACGAAAGGAACAAGCAG GTGACATTTACAAAGCGAAAGTTCGGCTTGATGAAGAAAGCCTACGAGCTCAGCGTGTTGTGTGACTGCGAGATCGCTCTGATCATATTCAACCACGCAAACAAGCTGTTCCAGTATGCCAGCACTGACATGGACAAGGTCTTGCTCAAATACACAGAGTACAATGAGCCTCACGAGAGCCGGACCAACGCTGACATTATTGAG ACTTTAAGAAAGAAAGGGTTTAACGGTTGTGACAGTCCAGAGCCGGATGGTGAAGACTCCATTGACCAAAGTCCCCTAAATGATGACAAATACCGTAAGACCACAGAGGACCTGGATGTTCTCTTCAAACGCTACGGA cagTCGACGGCTCCGCCCCAGACGTTCTCCATGCCAGTCACAGTCCAGTCGTCCAATCAGAGCGCACTGCAATTCAGCAACCCTGGCAATGCACTGGTAACTACCTCCTATGTAACATCATCGTCGCTCACGGATACCCATCTCCTGTCGCCACAGCAACCGGCTCTTCAGAGAAACACGGTATCTCCTGGGTTGCCACAGCGACCAGCCAGTGCAG GTGCACTTCTGGGAGGCGACCTGAATAATTCAAATGGAGGATGCCCAAGTCCAGTCC CGAATGGATACACCAGTGCCAGGGCCTCCCCAGGCCTCCTCACCGTTTCTAACGGCAACAGTCTGGGGAAAGTAGTTCCGGCCAAGtctccacccccacctcccagCCCCCAGATGGTCAACAGCCGCAAGCCAGACCTCCGAGTCATCACCTCACAGGGCGGAAAGAGCCTCATGCAGATG AACGCCCAGCGGCTGGCAGCTGGAGCTCAGGTGGCTCAAACCCTCACCACACCGGTGGTCTCTGTGGCCACACCGAGCCTCCTGGCACAGGGGCTGCCCTTCTCCGCCATGCCCACAGCCTACAACACAG AGTACCAGCTGACCAGTGCAGACATCACTGCTTTACACGCTCTGGCGTCGCCTGGCGGCTTGTTGCCAACCAGTGTGTCCAcatggcagcagcaggctgttTCCCAGCAAccgcaacagcagcagcagcaacaacagcaagcacagcaacagcagcaacaacaacttaATCTTGCATCGCTCAGCAACTTGGT CATGTGGGGCGTGGACAAACAGAGCAGCGAGCTGTCTAGCCAGGTGTCCAGCCTGGCTGCCAATCTGAG GCCTGTGACCCATATACCTCAAGGCGCCATGCTGACAGTCAACACAAACTCCAGTGTGAGCATCAAGTCGGAGCCCGCCTCGCCCGGCCGGGATCGCAGCACCCCTTGCCCTCCTCCATCTTCAACCACGCCGTCCTCGACCTCAGGAGGAGCCATCCTGACAGCGCCGCCACAGTACCCCGGCTCCCTGCTGTGCCTGGAGCCCCCGACCGGCCGCTCGCCTGCGGACAGTGTAAGCAGCAACGCCAGCTCCTTTGAAGGCAGCGATCGTGATGACACTGGCACAGCCGGCGGTGGAGGTGCCGGCGGCGGCACTACGGGAAGCGTAGGTCCCGCCAGCCGGTCCGTGCCGCCCGACTTCAGCCCCTCGGCCGAGGTCCTCAGGGCATCGAACGAaccagagcaggagggaggaaacaTCAAGCGCATGAGATTGGACGCCTGGGTGACATAG
- the LOC121619549 gene encoding myocyte-specific enhancer factor 2D homolog isoform X3, giving the protein MGRKKIQIQRITDERNKQVTFTKRKFGLMKKAYELSVLCDCEIALIIFNHANKLFQYASTDMDKVLLKYTEYNEPHESRTNADIIETLRKKGFNGCDSPEPDGEDSIDQSPLNDDKYRKTTEDLDVLFKRYGQSTAPPQTFSMPVTVQSSNQSALQFSNPGNALVTTSYVTSSSLTDTHLLSPQQPALQRNTVSPGLPQRPASAGALLGGDLNNSNGGCPSPVPNGYTSARASPGLLTVSNGNSLGKVVPAKSPPPPPSPQMVNSRKPDLRVITSQGGKSLMQMNAQRLAAGAQVAQTLTTPVVSVATPSLLAQGLPFSAMPTAYNTEYQLTSADITALHALASPGGLLPTSVSTWQQQAVSQQPQQQQQQQQQAQQQQQQQLNLASLSNLVPVTHIPQGAMLTVNTNSSVSIKSEPASPGRDRSTPCPPPSSTTPSSTSGGAILTAPPQYPGSLLCLEPPTGRSPADSVSSNASSFEGSDRDDTGTAGGGGAGGGTTGSVGPASRSVPPDFSPSAEVLRASNEPEQEGGNIKRMRLDAWVT; this is encoded by the exons ATGGGTAGGAAAAAGATTCAGATCCAACGGATCACCGACGAAAGGAACAAGCAG GTGACATTTACAAAGCGAAAGTTCGGCTTGATGAAGAAAGCCTACGAGCTCAGCGTGTTGTGTGACTGCGAGATCGCTCTGATCATATTCAACCACGCAAACAAGCTGTTCCAGTATGCCAGCACTGACATGGACAAGGTCTTGCTCAAATACACAGAGTACAATGAGCCTCACGAGAGCCGGACCAACGCTGACATTATTGAG ACTTTAAGAAAGAAAGGGTTTAACGGTTGTGACAGTCCAGAGCCGGATGGTGAAGACTCCATTGACCAAAGTCCCCTAAATGATGACAAATACCGTAAGACCACAGAGGACCTGGATGTTCTCTTCAAACGCTACGGA cagTCGACGGCTCCGCCCCAGACGTTCTCCATGCCAGTCACAGTCCAGTCGTCCAATCAGAGCGCACTGCAATTCAGCAACCCTGGCAATGCACTGGTAACTACCTCCTATGTAACATCATCGTCGCTCACGGATACCCATCTCCTGTCGCCACAGCAACCGGCTCTTCAGAGAAACACGGTATCTCCTGGGTTGCCACAGCGACCAGCCAGTGCAG GTGCACTTCTGGGAGGCGACCTGAATAATTCAAATGGAGGATGCCCAAGTCCAGTCC CGAATGGATACACCAGTGCCAGGGCCTCCCCAGGCCTCCTCACCGTTTCTAACGGCAACAGTCTGGGGAAAGTAGTTCCGGCCAAGtctccacccccacctcccagCCCCCAGATGGTCAACAGCCGCAAGCCAGACCTCCGAGTCATCACCTCACAGGGCGGAAAGAGCCTCATGCAGATG AACGCCCAGCGGCTGGCAGCTGGAGCTCAGGTGGCTCAAACCCTCACCACACCGGTGGTCTCTGTGGCCACACCGAGCCTCCTGGCACAGGGGCTGCCCTTCTCCGCCATGCCCACAGCCTACAACACAG AGTACCAGCTGACCAGTGCAGACATCACTGCTTTACACGCTCTGGCGTCGCCTGGCGGCTTGTTGCCAACCAGTGTGTCCAcatggcagcagcaggctgttTCCCAGCAAccgcaacagcagcagcagcaacaacagcaagcacagcaacagcagcaacaacaacttaATCTTGCATCGCTCAGCAACTTGGT GCCTGTGACCCATATACCTCAAGGCGCCATGCTGACAGTCAACACAAACTCCAGTGTGAGCATCAAGTCGGAGCCCGCCTCGCCCGGCCGGGATCGCAGCACCCCTTGCCCTCCTCCATCTTCAACCACGCCGTCCTCGACCTCAGGAGGAGCCATCCTGACAGCGCCGCCACAGTACCCCGGCTCCCTGCTGTGCCTGGAGCCCCCGACCGGCCGCTCGCCTGCGGACAGTGTAAGCAGCAACGCCAGCTCCTTTGAAGGCAGCGATCGTGATGACACTGGCACAGCCGGCGGTGGAGGTGCCGGCGGCGGCACTACGGGAAGCGTAGGTCCCGCCAGCCGGTCCGTGCCGCCCGACTTCAGCCCCTCGGCCGAGGTCCTCAGGGCATCGAACGAaccagagcaggagggaggaaacaTCAAGCGCATGAGATTGGACGCCTGGGTGACATAG